One window of Nymphaea colorata isolate Beijing-Zhang1983 chromosome 1, ASM883128v2, whole genome shotgun sequence genomic DNA carries:
- the LOC116267987 gene encoding scarecrow-like protein 3, whose amino-acid sequence MAGMVQDDGSSSVPSSPLQFFSLMSISPGLSSPYAWLRELKSEERGLYLIKLLLSCANFVSAGNLDHANLCLEQISLLASPDGDPMQRMASYFTEALAGRILRSWPGIYRALNSTKFSPVSETIFVRRLFFDLCPFLKLVFVVANQAILEAMEGEKVIHIVDLHCAEPLQWIALLQALSARPEGPPHLRVTGIHNQKEVLDQTAVRLTEEAEKLDVPFQFNPVVCELDRLDPDCLRVKTGEAVAICSVFQLHTLLASEDDSSRRPAAAAAAAKIANYQKMMQLNHRGLVEPKEFCSDSASSPSSPVMGSSRMESFLNSLWGLSPKIMVVAEQESNHNGPSLMDRLLEALHFYASLFDCLDSSMPRASMDRMKIEKKLLGEEIKNIITCEGAERKERHEKLQKWIPRLESAGFGRVGLSYYGVLQARRLLQSCTCEGCKIKEEGGCLTICWQDRALYTVSAWRCRRLD is encoded by the coding sequence ATGGCCGGGATGGTTCAGGACGACGGATCCTCCTCCGTTCCCTCCTCCCCTCTGCAATTCTTCTCCCTAATGTCCATATCCCCCGGCCTGAGCTCCCCCTACGCGTGGCTTCGCGAGCTGAAGTCCGAGGAGCGCGGCCTCTATCTGATCAAGCTCCTCCTCTCCTGTGCCAACTTTGTCTCTGCAGGCAACCTAGATCATGCCAACCTCTGCCTTGAGCAGATCTCCCTCCTCGCCTCCCCGGACGGCGACCCCATGCAGCGGATGGCCTCGTATTTCACCGAGGCCCTAGCTGGCCGCATCCTCCGGTCCTGGCCGGGCATCTATAGGGCTCTCAACTCCACCAAGTTCTCGCCGGTTTCGGAGACTATCTTTGTCAGACGCCTCTTTTTCGACCTTTGCCCTTTCCTCAAGCTCGTCTTCGTCGTCGCCAACCAGGCAATTCTGGAGGCCATGGAAGGAGAGAAGGTGATCCACATCGTTGACCTTCACTGCGCCGAACCACTGCAATGGATCGCCCTTCTGCAAGCACTCAGCGCCCGGCCGGAAGGTCCTCCCCACCTGAGGGTGACGGGCATTCATAATCAGAAAGAGGTGCTCGATCAGACGGCGGTAAGGTTGACGGAGGAGGCCGAGAAGTTGGACGTCCCCTTTCAGTTCAACCCAGTGGTCTGCGAGCTCGATCGCCTGGACCCCGATTGCTTGAGGGTTAAAACAGGGGAGGCCGTGGCCATTTGCTCTGTCTTCCAATTGCATACCCTGCTCGCCAGTGAGGACGATAGCTCGAGGCGTCCGGCAgctgccgctgccgccgccaAAATTGCTAATTATCAGAAAATGATGCAGTTGAACCACCGTGGGTTGGTGGAGCCGAAGGAATTTTGCTCCGATTCGGCGTCGTCGCCATCTTCGCCTGTCATGGGCTCATCAAGAATGGAGAGCTTTCTGAATTCTCTGTGGGGACTGTCTCCCAAGATCATGGTGGTCGCCGAGCAAGAGTCCAACCACAACGGCCCGTCGTTGATGGACAGGCTGCTCGAAGCCCTTCATTTTTATGCATCCTTGTTCGATTGCCTGGACTCGAGCATGCCGAGGGCATCTATGGATCGGATGAAGATCGAGAAGAAGCTGCTGGGAGAGGAGATCAAGAACATCATCACCTGCGAAGGCGCGGAGAGGAAGGAGAGGCATGAGAAGCTTCAGAAATGGATCCCCAGGCTCGAGTCCGCCGGCTTCGGAAGGGTGGGGCTGAGCTACTATGGAGTGTTGCAGGCGAGGAGGTTGCTGCAAAGCTGCACCTGTGAAGGGTGCAAGATTAAGGAGGAAGGCGGGTGCTTGACAATCTGTTGGCAGGACCGAGCCTTGTATACGGTCTCCGCATGGCGATGTAGAAGACTTGATTGA